From Elephas maximus indicus isolate mEleMax1 chromosome 25, mEleMax1 primary haplotype, whole genome shotgun sequence, the proteins below share one genomic window:
- the SSTR4 gene encoding LOW QUALITY PROTEIN: somatostatin receptor type 4 (The sequence of the model RefSeq protein was modified relative to this genomic sequence to represent the inferred CDS: inserted 3 bases in 2 codons; deleted 2 bases in 1 codon; substituted 1 base at 1 genomic stop codon) encodes MSEPPPRPPEGEEGLETAXLPAANASRGREERAAGARGPGXARTVGMVAIQCIYALVGLVGNALVIFVILRYAKMKTATXAIAGELFMLSAPFLAPSAALRHWPFGSVLCRSVLTVGGLNLFTGAFCLTVLTMDRYVAVVHPLRATTYQRPSVAKLINLGVWPASLLVTLPIAIFADTMPSWGGQAVACNLHWPHPASSAVFLVCTFLLPVLATGLCYLLIMGKMRAVALRAGWQQRQRSEKKITRLALIVVAVFTLCWLPFCVVQLLNLFMTSLDATVIHVSLILSYANSCANPILYGFLSDNFRRSFQRVLCQCCCLLDAPGRAKEEPLDYYTTALKSHAGAGCICPPLPCQQDPVQPEPSRNQVPLSRTTTF; translated from the exons ATGAGCGAGCCCCCGCCGCGGCCCCCCGAGGGCGAGGAAGGGCTGGAAACGGCCTAGCTCCCGGCGGCCAACGCCAGCCGCGGCCGGGAGGAGAGGGCGGCCGGGGCCCGGGGCCCGGG CGCGAGGACGGTGGGCATGGTCGCCATCCAGTGCATCTACGCATTGGTGGGCCTGGTGGGCAACGCGCTGGTCATCTTCGTGATCCTCCGCTACGCCAAGATGAAGACGGCCA CGGCCATTGCCGGTGAGCTCTTCATGCTGAGCGCACCCTTCTTGGCGCCATCGGCTGCCCTGCGCCACTGGCCCTTTGGGTCGGTGCTGTGCCGCTCAGTGCTCACCGTGGGCGGCCTGAACTTGTTCACCGGTGCCTTCTGTCTGACGGTGCTCACTATGGATCGATACGTCGCCGTGGTGCACCCTCTGCGTGCCACCACCTACCAGCGGCCCAGCGTGGCCAAGCTGATTAACTTGGGCGTGTGGCCGGCTTCCTTGCTGGTCACCCTACCAATCGCCATCTTCGCGGACACCATGCCCTCGTGGGGCGGTCAGGCTGTAGCCTGCAACCTGCACTGGCCGCACCCAGCCTCATCAGCGGTCTTCTTGGTTTGTACGTTCCTGCTGCCTGTGCTGGCCACTGGCCTGTGCTATTTGCTCATCATGGGCAAGATGCGGGCAGTGGCTCTGCGGGCTGGCTGGCAGCAGCGGCAGCGCTCGGAGAAGAAGATCACTCGGCTGGCGCTGATTGTGGTGGCCGTCTTTACGCTCTGCTGGTTGCCTTTCTGCGTGGTGCAGCTGCTGAACCTGTTTATGACCAGCCTCGATGCCACCGTCATCCACGTGTCCCTCATCCTCAGCTATGCTAACAGCTGTGCCAACCCCATTCTCTACGGCTTCCTTTCTGACAACTTCCGCCGTTCCTTCCAGCGAGTTCTCTGCCAGTGCTGCTGCCTCCTCGATGCCCCAGGACGAGCCAAGGAAGAGCCCCTGGACTACTACACCACTGCTCTCAAGAGCCATGCTGGGGCCGGGTGC ATATGCCCCCCACTGCCCTGccagcaggaccctgtgcagccAGAACCCAGCCGCAACCAAGTCCCCCTCAGCAGGACCACGACCTTCTGA